Proteins encoded together in one Solanum lycopersicum chromosome 7, SLM_r2.1 window:
- the LOC101267826 gene encoding protein trichome birefringence-like 42 isoform X1, with translation METSSKITQKWMLCAFGSFISCFIFLLYLKHNNEAVNFRALRHAMLNVASSLDDSFSTHGNFEISKPARRGKDEGDIIHKNRRNKCNIFEGRWIYESTESPYYEASQCPFLSEQVSCQKNGRPDFDYENWSWEAHDCVIPRDMLRRLRGKRVIIVGDSLNRNQWESLACLLYSTIPPSRTHLDFSSGYYKVFKAKDYNVTVEFYWNPFLVQFDSMNAPKILRLEKLDLSSQHWQGADIMVFNTGHWWVHRGKFKAWDLFEYKGRLVNELKLESAFEVAMRTWANWIDQNVNLTKTTVFFRSISPEHKSQNGCYNKTQPITDLSYVTDFSETLTKIVDRTLSKMRVPVRYLNITKLSQHRVDAHPSVYAKKKGQELIKRKLKPPQSISDCSHWCLPGMPDTWNRLLYASLLLDHPIDSPSLSHWSLENQRRIISRLY, from the exons ATGGAAACCAGCTCAAAAATCACACAGAAATGGATGTTATGTGCATTCGGGAGCTTCATTAGCTGCTTCATTTTCTTGCTATACTTGAAGCACAACAATGAGGCAGTAAATTTCAGGGCTCTGCGACATGCCATGTTGAATGTGGCCTCGTCTTTAGATGATAGCTTTTCGACTCATGGAAATTTTGAGATCTCGAAACCAGCAAGAAGAGGAAAAGATGAAGGggatataatacataaaaacaGAAGGAACAAGTGCAACATATTTGAGGGAAGATGGATTTATGAATCAACGGAAAGCCCATATTATGAAGCATCACAATGTCCGTTCTTGAGTGAACAAGTGAGCTGCCAGAAGAATGGAAGGCCTGATTTTGACTATGAAAATTGGTCTTGGGAAGCTCATGATTGTGTGATCCCAAG AGATATGTTGAGGAGGCTTAGAGGCAAGAGGGTCATCATAGTTGGAGATTCACTAAACAGGAACCAGTGGGAATCTCTCGCGTGTCTTCTTTATTCTACAATTCCTCCTTCAAGAACCCATCTTGATTTTAGCAGTGGCTACTATAAAGTCTTCAAAGCTAAG GACTACAATGTTACTGTAGAGTTCTATTGGAACCCGTTTCTTGTCCAGTTCGACTCAATGAATGCTCCTAAAATTTTAAGGCTGGAGAAACTGGATTTGTCGTCTCAGCATTGGCAAGGAGCTGACATTATGGTATTCAACACAGGACATTGGTGGGTGCATCGTGGGAAGTTCAAGGC GTGGGACTTATTCGAGTACAAGGGACGATTAGTTAATGAACTGAAGCTAGAATCAGCATTTGAGGTGGCAATGAGAACCTGGGCAAATTGGATAGATCAGAATGTTAACTTGACAAAAACAACAGTTTTCTTCAGAAGCATTTCCCCAGAACACAAAAGTCAAAACGGATGCTACAATAAAACACAACCAATCACAGATCTGTCATATGTAACAGATTTTTCCGAGACCCTGACGAAGATTGTTGATCGAACATTGTCAAAAATGAGAGTCCCTGTAAGATACTTAAACATCACTAAGCTCTCACAGCACCGCGTAGATGCACATCCATCAGTCTATGCCAAAAAGAAAGGACAAGAACTGATAAAGAGGAAACTAAAGCCACCACAGAGTATTTCTGATTGCAGCCATTGGTGCCTGCCTGGAATGCCCGATACATGGAATCGGTTACTATATGCATCACTGCTTTTGGATCACCCCATTGATTCCCCTAGTCTATCACATTGGTCTCTTGAAAATCAGAGACGTATCATCAGTAGGCTATATTAG
- the LOC101267826 gene encoding protein trichome birefringence-like 42 isoform X2, giving the protein METSSKITQKWMLCAFGSFISCFIFLLYLKHNNEAVNFRALRHAMLNVASSLDDSFSTHGNFEISKPARRGKDEGDIIHKNRRNKCNIFEGRWIYESTESPYYEASQCPFLSEQVSCQKNGRPDFDYENWSWEAHDCVIPSFNGRDMLRRLRGKRVIIVGDSLNRNQWESLACLLYSTIPPSRTHLDFSSGYYKVFKAKDYNVTVEFYWNPFLVQFDSMNAPKILRLEKLDLSSQHWQGADIMVFNTGHWWVHRGKFKAWDLFEYKGRLVNELKLESAFEVAMRTWANWIDQNVNLTKTTVFFRSISPEHKSQNGCYNKTQPITDLSYVTDFSETLTKIVDRTLSKMRVPVRYLNITKLSQHRVDAHPSVYAKKKGQELIKRKLKPPQSISDCSHWCLPGMPDTWNRLLYASLLLDHPIDSPSLSHWSLENQRRIISRLY; this is encoded by the exons ATGGAAACCAGCTCAAAAATCACACAGAAATGGATGTTATGTGCATTCGGGAGCTTCATTAGCTGCTTCATTTTCTTGCTATACTTGAAGCACAACAATGAGGCAGTAAATTTCAGGGCTCTGCGACATGCCATGTTGAATGTGGCCTCGTCTTTAGATGATAGCTTTTCGACTCATGGAAATTTTGAGATCTCGAAACCAGCAAGAAGAGGAAAAGATGAAGGggatataatacataaaaacaGAAGGAACAAGTGCAACATATTTGAGGGAAGATGGATTTATGAATCAACGGAAAGCCCATATTATGAAGCATCACAATGTCCGTTCTTGAGTGAACAAGTGAGCTGCCAGAAGAATGGAAGGCCTGATTTTGACTATGAAAATTGGTCTTGGGAAGCTCATGATTGTGTGATCCCAAG CTTCAATGGCAGAGATATGTTGAGGAGGCTTAGAGGCAAGAGGGTCATCATAGTTGGAGATTCACTAAACAGGAACCAGTGGGAATCTCTCGCGTGTCTTCTTTATTCTACAATTCCTCCTTCAAGAACCCATCTTGATTTTAGCAGTGGCTACTATAAAGTCTTCAAAGCTAAG GACTACAATGTTACTGTAGAGTTCTATTGGAACCCGTTTCTTGTCCAGTTCGACTCAATGAATGCTCCTAAAATTTTAAGGCTGGAGAAACTGGATTTGTCGTCTCAGCATTGGCAAGGAGCTGACATTATGGTATTCAACACAGGACATTGGTGGGTGCATCGTGGGAAGTTCAAGGC GTGGGACTTATTCGAGTACAAGGGACGATTAGTTAATGAACTGAAGCTAGAATCAGCATTTGAGGTGGCAATGAGAACCTGGGCAAATTGGATAGATCAGAATGTTAACTTGACAAAAACAACAGTTTTCTTCAGAAGCATTTCCCCAGAACACAAAAGTCAAAACGGATGCTACAATAAAACACAACCAATCACAGATCTGTCATATGTAACAGATTTTTCCGAGACCCTGACGAAGATTGTTGATCGAACATTGTCAAAAATGAGAGTCCCTGTAAGATACTTAAACATCACTAAGCTCTCACAGCACCGCGTAGATGCACATCCATCAGTCTATGCCAAAAAGAAAGGACAAGAACTGATAAAGAGGAAACTAAAGCCACCACAGAGTATTTCTGATTGCAGCCATTGGTGCCTGCCTGGAATGCCCGATACATGGAATCGGTTACTATATGCATCACTGCTTTTGGATCACCCCATTGATTCCCCTAGTCTATCACATTGGTCTCTTGAAAATCAGAGACGTATCATCAGTAGGCTATATTAG
- the LOC101259954 gene encoding protein trichome birefringence-like 39, whose protein sequence is MCLLSSFPCSTQPHPPHSLSLYIYMYTLYFHFHLNFKFQHQIENMVFLFLSLFLLFSVKTKANTEYYFSNTTITSTSTSNSINEIKSSCNIYRGKWVYDSSYPLYDFSNCPFIDNEFNCQKYKRPDNLYLKYRWQPFSCNLPRFNGLFFLEKYRGKNIMFVGDSLSLNMWESLACMIHSWVPNAKTAVIRKQGIAEIVFLDYEVRLLLYRTPYLVDMVRENVGTILKLDSIISGNAWRGMDVLIFNSWHWWTHTKSSQPWDYMQEGNKVFKDMNRLIAYYKGMYTWAKWIDRNIDSSKTKVFFQGISPTHYEGKDWNDPTKSCKNEKQPFFGIRYPGGTTQAAIVVNKVLSRIKKSVHLLDITTLSQYRKDAHPTSYSDHNTLDCSHWCLPGLPDTWNLLLYTSLIS, encoded by the exons ATGTGCTTGCTTTCTTCTTTCCCCTGTTCTACCCAACCCCACCCACCCCACTccctctctttatatatatatatgtacacactgtatttccactttcatttgaatttcaagtttcaacacCAAATTGAAAACATGGTGTTCCTATTTCTCTCACTATTTTTGCTTTTCTCAGTAAAAACAAAAGCAAACACAGAGTATTATTTTTCGAACACCACCATCACCAGCACCAGCACCAGTAACTcgataaatgaaattaaaagtaGTTGTAATATTTACAGAGGCAAATGGGTTTATGATTCTTCATATCCACTCTATGATTTTTCAAATTGTCCTTTTATTGACAACGAATTCAACTGTCAAAAGTACAAAAGACCTGATAATTTGTACCTTAAATACAGATGGCAGCCTTTTTCTTGTAACCTGCCAAG GTTTAATGGGTTGttttttttggagaaatatAGGGGGAAGAATATAATGTTTGTGGGTGATTCATTGAGTTTGAATATGTGGGAATCATTAGCTTGTATGATTCATTCATGGGTACCAAATGCTAAAACTGCTGTTATAAGGAAACAAGGAATTGCTGAAATTGTATTTCTG GACTATGAAGTAAGATTATTATTGTACCGGACTCCTTACTTAGTAGACATGGTGAGAGAAAATGTTGGAACTATTCTAAAGTTGGACTCTATAATTAGTGGAAATGCTTGGAGAGGAATGGACGTCTTGATTTTCAACAGCTGGCATTGGTGGACCCACACCAAAAGTTCTCAACC GTGGGATTATATGCAAGAAGGTAATAAAGTATTCAAAGATATGAACCGTTTGATAGCTTATTACAAAGGGATGTACACTTGGGCAAAATGGATCGATCGAAATATTGACTCATCTAAAACCAAAGTCTTCTTTCAAGGAATTTCACCAACTCATTACGA GGGAAAAGATTGGAATGATCCAACAAAATCATGCAAGAATGAGAAACAACCATTTTTTGGGATAAGGTATCCAGGAGGAACAACTCAAGCAGCCATTGTGGTTAACAAAGTACTAAGTAGAATTAAAAAATCAGTTCATTTATTGGACATTACAACACTTTCTCAATATAGAAAAGATGCACATCCAACTTCTTATAGTGATCACAACACTTTAGATTGTAGTCATTGGTGTCTCCCTGGATTGCCTGATACTTGGAACCTTCTTCTCTATACATCACTCATTAGTTGA
- the LOC101259649 gene encoding seed biotin-containing protein SBP65-like, protein MASEQARRENVTDERKIQLEKDKVHKIASHFESLADKVHEEDTSTSPPDVVHVKTTVTGTVPHPSEKQRSSDIIDKTQGSKQQVFQEKPEGVKFGVQGQEHEDSVMNRGKQSEGGAEETKSGPSLEEISQYRATAQQKSMNAIRGAEERYEKAKGMGGSTLQNVKESTTHGIAAAAAEKGAQAKDTITQGLQKGTQYIAEKTGAAKDVAVEKGQQAYAATKDTLSGAGQTAAESAQQAKDYTMQKTGEAKDTLSGAGQTAAESAQQAKDYTMQKTGDTKDYTMQKTGEAKDYVAEKTGEIKEQSKGAASYVGEKAAQVKDVTLETGKGAVGYAGKVAETVKDKTVVAGWGVAHFTAEKAADATKAIAGVTSTVAGYAGGTTVAAKDLVVDAGKKTVGFAEDTLAAAKDFVVSAEESAAEYAARKKAEAERELEAKKLQEDTKGENRGGPKIDEKKRGFKSKEETEESYLEEHGGGDKESSKPVEGAAVVLQAIGETIVEIGKTTTELVAGRPRDEPVEGIEEESTTTTMKKT, encoded by the exons ATGGCTTCAGAGCAAGCGAGAAGAGAGAATGTTACTGATGAAAGGAAAATCCAGCTTGAGAAAGATAAAGTTCATAAAATTGCTAGTCATTTCGAGTCCCTAGCTGATAAAGTTCATGAGGAGGATACATCAACTTCTCCTCCTGATGTTGTTCATGTCAAGACTACTGTTACTGGTACTGTTCCTCATCCATCGGAGAAACAACGATCATCTGATATAATCGATAAAACTCAAGGGAGTAAGCAACAGGTCTTCCAAGAGAAACCAGAAGGTGTTAAATTTGGAGTTCAGGGCCAAGAACACGAAGATTCCGTTATGAACAGAGGAAAACAGAGCGAAGGCGGTGCTGAAGAGACGAAAAGTGGTCCGTCTTTGGAGGAAATTTCTCAGTACAGAGCAACGGCACAGCAGAAATCGATGAACGCGATAAGGGGTGCTGAAGAGCGATATGAAAAGGCGAAGGGAATGGGTGGTTCGACATTGCAGAATGTTAAAGAATCTACAACTCATGGAATTGCTGCTGCGGCAGCAGAAAAGGGTGCACAAGCTAAAGACACCATTACTCAGGGCCTTCAAAAGGGAACTCAGTATATTGCTGAAAAAACTGGAGCTGCTAAAGACGTCGCTGTCGAAAAAGGCCAACAAGCTTATGCTGCAACTAAGGATACCCTTTCGGGTGCCGGACAAACTGCAGCTGAATCAGCTCAACAAGCTAAAGATTACACAATGCAAAAAACAGGGGAAGCTAAAGACACCCTTTCGGGTGCCGGACAAACTGCAGCTGAATCAGCACAACAGGCTAAAGATTACACTATGCAAAAAACAGGGGATACTAAAGATTACACAATGCAAAAAACAGGGGAGGCGAAAGATTATGTTGCTGAAAAAACAGGGGAAATTAAAGAACAGAGCAAAGGTGCAGCGAGTTATGTAGGCGAAAAGGCAGCACAAGTTAAAGATGTTACATTAGAAACAGGAAAAGGCGCGGTAGGATACGCAGGGAAAGTAGCTGAAACAGTGAAGGACAAAACGGTTGTAGCTGGATGGGGAGTTGCACATTTCACTGCTGAAAAAGCTGCAGATGCAACTAAAGCTATAGCTGGTGTTACTTCTACCGTCGCAGGGTACGCCGGAGGAACGACAGTGGCCGCAAAGGATTTGGTGGTTGATGCTGGAAAGAAAACAGTGGGATTTGCAGAGGATACGTTGGCTGCTGCCAAGGATTTTGTAGTTTCAGCTGAAGAAAGTGCAGCAGAGTATGCAGCTAGGAAAAAAGCAGAAGCAGAGAGAGAATTAGAAGCTAAGAAGTTACAAGAAGACACCAAG GGAGAAAACAGAGGAGGACCGAAGATTGATGAAAAAAAGCGTGGATTCAAATCCAAAGAGGAAACCGAAGAATCTTACTTGGAGGAACACGGAGGAGGGGATAAAGAAAGCAGCAAGCCGGTGGAAGGTGCAGCGGTGGTGTTGCAAGCCATTGGCGAAACTATAGTTGAGATTGGGAAAACAACTACTGAACTTGTTGCAGGTCGCCCTCGAGATGAACCAGTTGAGGGAATTGAGGAAGAGTCTACTACTACCACAATGAAGAAAACTTGA